One Cricetulus griseus strain 17A/GY chromosome 5, alternate assembly CriGri-PICRH-1.0, whole genome shotgun sequence genomic window carries:
- the Trip10 gene encoding cdc42-interacting protein 4 isoform X5, whose translation MDWGTELWDQFEVLERHTQWGLDLLDKYVKFVKERAEVEQAYAKQLRSLVKKYLPKRPTKDDPEVKFSQQQSFVQLLQEVNDFAGQRELVAESLGIRVCLELAKYSQEMKQERKMHFQEGRRAQQQLENGFKQLETSKRKFERDCREAEKAAHTAERLDQDINATKADVEKAKQQAHLRNHMAEESKNEYAAQLQRFNRDQAHFYFSQMPQIFDKLQDMDERRATRLGAGYGLLSEAELQVVPIIGKCLEGMKVAAESVDAKNDSQVLIELHKSGFARPGDLEFEDFSQVMNRVPSDSSLGTPDCRPELRAASSRSRAKRWPFGKKNKTVVTEDFSHLPPEQQRKRLQQQLEERNRELQKEEDQREALKKMKDVYEKTPQMGDPASLEPRIAETLGNIERLKLEVQKYEAWLAEAESRVLSNRGDSLSRHSRPPDPPATAPPDSSSSSNNSGSQDNKESSEEPPSEEGQDTPIYTEFDEDFEEPASPIGQCVAIYHFEGSSEGTISMSEGEDLSLMEEDKGDGWTRVRRKQGGEGYVPTSYLRVTLN comes from the exons ATGGATTGGGGCACCGAGTTGTGG GATCAGTTTGAGGTGCTGGAACGCCACACGCAGTGGGGGCTGGATCTGTTGGACAAATACGTGAAGTTCGTGAAAGAACGCGCAGAGGTGGAGCAGGCTTATGCCAAGCAACTCCG GAGCCTGGTGAAAAAGTACCTTCCCAAGAGACCTACCAAAGATGACCCCGAAGTCAA GTTCAGCCAGCAACAATCATTCGTGCAGCTTCTCCAGGAGGTCAATGATTTTGCAGGCCAGAGAGAGCTGGTGGCTGAGAGTCTGGGCATCCGGGTATGTCTGGAGCTGGCTAAGTACTCACAGGAGATGAAGCAGGAGAGGAAGATG CATTTCCAGGAAGGCCGTCGGGCTCAGCAGCAGCTGGAAAATGGCTTCAAACAGTTGGAGACT AGCAAGCGGAAGTTTGAGAGAGACTGCCGGGAGGCTGAGAAAGCGGCTCACACAGCTGAGAGGCTGGATCAGGACATTAATGCCACCAAGGCGGATGTGGAGAAG GCCAAGCAGCAAGCCCACCTTCGGAACCACATGGCGGAAGAGAGCAAGAATGAGTACGCAGCCCAGCTGCAACGCTTCAACCGCGACCAGGCGCACTTCTACTTCTCCCAGATGCCCCAGATATTCGAT AAGCTGCAGGACATGGATGAACGCCGAGCCACCCGCCTGGGGGCTGGGTATGGGCTCTTATCAGAGGCTGAACTGCAGGTGGTTCCCATTATTGGCAAATGCTTGGAGGGTATGAAGGTGGCCGCGGAGTCCGTGGATGCTAAGAAC GACTCACAAGTCCTCATCGAACTACACAAGTCAGGGTTCGCCCGCCCGGGTGACTTGGAATTTGAAGACTTTAGCCAAGTCATGAACCGAGTGCCTTCGGACAGCAGCCTGGGCACCCCGGACTGCAGGCCTGAGCTCCGAGCAGCCTCCAGCCGTAGCCGTGCCAAGCGCTGGCCTTTTGGGAAAAAGAACAAG ACGGTGGTCACCGAAGATTTCAGTCACCTGCCCCCAGAGCAGCAGAGAAAGCGACTCCAGCAACAGCTGGAAGAGAGGAACCGGGAGTTGCAGAAGGAGGAGGACCAGAG gGAGGCCCTGAAGAAGATGAAAGATGTGTATGAGAAAACGCCGCAGATGGGAGACCCTGCCAGCTTAGAGCCCCGCATTGCAGAGACCCTGGGCAACATTGAGAGACTGAAGCTAGAAGTGCAGAAGTATGAG GCTTGGTTGGCAGAAGCTGAAAGCCGGGTCCTCAGTAACCGAGGGGATAGCCTGAGTCGTCACTCCAGGCCGCCTGATCCCCCAGCTACTGCCCCACCAGATAGCAGCAGTAGTAGCAACAATAGTGGATCCCAGGATAATAAGGAGAG CTCTGAAGAGCCCCCTTCAGAAGAAGGCCAGGACACCCCTATCTATACCGAGTTCGATGAGGACTTTGAAGAGCCTGCATCCCCTATCGGCCAGTGTGTAGCTATCTACCACTTCGAAG GATCCAGTGAGGGAACCATCTCCATGTCAGAGGGGGAAGACCTCAGTCTGATGGAGGAAGACAAGGGTGATGGATGGACACGGGTCAGGCGGAAACAGGGAGGTGAGGGCTATGTGCCCACCTCATACCTCCGAGTCACACTCAACTGA
- the Trip10 gene encoding cdc42-interacting protein 4 isoform X1: protein MDWGTELWDQFEVLERHTQWGLDLLDKYVKFVKERAEVEQAYAKQLRSLVKKYLPKRPTKDDPEVKFSQQQSFVQLLQEVNDFAGQRELVAESLGIRVCLELAKYSQEMKQERKMHFQEGRRAQQQLENGFKQLETSKRKFERDCREAEKAAHTAERLDQDINATKADVEKAKQQAHLRNHMAEESKNEYAAQLQRFNRDQAHFYFSQMPQIFDKLQDMDERRATRLGAGYGLLSEAELQVVPIIGKCLEGMKVAAESVDAKNDSQVLIELHKSGFARPGDLEFEDFSQVMNRVPSDSSLGTPDCRPELRAASSRSRAKRWPFGKKNKPRPPSLSLLGGHLPSTLSDGPPSPRSGRDPLAILSEISKSVKPRLASFRSLRGGRGTVVTEDFSHLPPEQQRKRLQQQLEERNRELQKEEDQREALKKMKDVYEKTPQMGDPASLEPRIAETLGNIERLKLEVQKYEAWLAEAESRVLSNRGDSLSRHSRPPDPPATAPPDSSSSSNNSGSQDNKESSSEEPPSEEGQDTPIYTEFDEDFEEPASPIGQCVAIYHFEGSSEGTISMSEGEDLSLMEEDKGDGWTRVRRKQGGEGYVPTSYLRVTLN, encoded by the exons ATGGATTGGGGCACCGAGTTGTGG GATCAGTTTGAGGTGCTGGAACGCCACACGCAGTGGGGGCTGGATCTGTTGGACAAATACGTGAAGTTCGTGAAAGAACGCGCAGAGGTGGAGCAGGCTTATGCCAAGCAACTCCG GAGCCTGGTGAAAAAGTACCTTCCCAAGAGACCTACCAAAGATGACCCCGAAGTCAA GTTCAGCCAGCAACAATCATTCGTGCAGCTTCTCCAGGAGGTCAATGATTTTGCAGGCCAGAGAGAGCTGGTGGCTGAGAGTCTGGGCATCCGGGTATGTCTGGAGCTGGCTAAGTACTCACAGGAGATGAAGCAGGAGAGGAAGATG CATTTCCAGGAAGGCCGTCGGGCTCAGCAGCAGCTGGAAAATGGCTTCAAACAGTTGGAGACT AGCAAGCGGAAGTTTGAGAGAGACTGCCGGGAGGCTGAGAAAGCGGCTCACACAGCTGAGAGGCTGGATCAGGACATTAATGCCACCAAGGCGGATGTGGAGAAG GCCAAGCAGCAAGCCCACCTTCGGAACCACATGGCGGAAGAGAGCAAGAATGAGTACGCAGCCCAGCTGCAACGCTTCAACCGCGACCAGGCGCACTTCTACTTCTCCCAGATGCCCCAGATATTCGAT AAGCTGCAGGACATGGATGAACGCCGAGCCACCCGCCTGGGGGCTGGGTATGGGCTCTTATCAGAGGCTGAACTGCAGGTGGTTCCCATTATTGGCAAATGCTTGGAGGGTATGAAGGTGGCCGCGGAGTCCGTGGATGCTAAGAAC GACTCACAAGTCCTCATCGAACTACACAAGTCAGGGTTCGCCCGCCCGGGTGACTTGGAATTTGAAGACTTTAGCCAAGTCATGAACCGAGTGCCTTCGGACAGCAGCCTGGGCACCCCGGACTGCAGGCCTGAGCTCCGAGCAGCCTCCAGCCGTAGCCGTGCCAAGCGCTGGCCTTTTGGGAAAAAGAACAAG CCACGTCCCCCATCCCTGTCCCTCCTGGGGGGTCACCTACCCTCCACATTGTCTGATGGACCCCCATCCCCCCGTTCTGGCCGTGACCCCTTGGCCATACTGAGCGAGATCAGTAAGTCGGTCAAACCGCGGCTAGCATCCTTCCGCAGCCTCCGAGGTGGCCGTGGG ACGGTGGTCACCGAAGATTTCAGTCACCTGCCCCCAGAGCAGCAGAGAAAGCGACTCCAGCAACAGCTGGAAGAGAGGAACCGGGAGTTGCAGAAGGAGGAGGACCAGAG gGAGGCCCTGAAGAAGATGAAAGATGTGTATGAGAAAACGCCGCAGATGGGAGACCCTGCCAGCTTAGAGCCCCGCATTGCAGAGACCCTGGGCAACATTGAGAGACTGAAGCTAGAAGTGCAGAAGTATGAG GCTTGGTTGGCAGAAGCTGAAAGCCGGGTCCTCAGTAACCGAGGGGATAGCCTGAGTCGTCACTCCAGGCCGCCTGATCCCCCAGCTACTGCCCCACCAGATAGCAGCAGTAGTAGCAACAATAGTGGATCCCAGGATAATAAGGAGAG CAGCTCTGAAGAGCCCCCTTCAGAAGAAGGCCAGGACACCCCTATCTATACCGAGTTCGATGAGGACTTTGAAGAGCCTGCATCCCCTATCGGCCAGTGTGTAGCTATCTACCACTTCGAAG GATCCAGTGAGGGAACCATCTCCATGTCAGAGGGGGAAGACCTCAGTCTGATGGAGGAAGACAAGGGTGATGGATGGACACGGGTCAGGCGGAAACAGGGAGGTGAGGGCTATGTGCCCACCTCATACCTCCGAGTCACACTCAACTGA
- the Sh2d3a gene encoding SH2 domain-containing protein 3A — protein MQVPQDRDDLACQPWYHGQLSRQGAEALLRQDGDFLVRISESQGHSPVISCRWRGKTLHFEVFRVALRPRPGRPQALFQLEDERFASMSALVHSYMTLGQPLSQATGAVASRPVSRQRPLTRSFSENVLTDSLAATRTLRPRKWSSNQPAEEDGAGAGEGPQGHGAPPTFGSALHRTGSEPTLLKALPHMGTMAGSLRASDGRLHAKALSKPLRTPSLASGHSSTYCELHPRVSSAQRTTPRPSCPEPDACWWEVEEEEEDGDRCFVRPHAEVSFCIPGHPSRLLGPQNRPMDPTVLSTLRSLFVAHHPGSTALHLLLVDCQAVGLLGVNKSQRSAMGVASGLELLTLPHGHRLRLEVLERIETLALAGALAVLGCLGPLEERTAALKGLVELALALRPGETGDLLGLAGVMGALLMPQVSRLESTWHHLRRSHTEAALVFEQELKPLMRALDESTGPCNPGEVALPHVAPVARLMEGEETSGPLDESCDRLMRTLLGARQVARDAPRFRRAAAQRLQGFRPNPELWEALTTSFLRRLLWGSKGAQATRAHRLEKFHRVLSILSEQLEPQD, from the exons ATGCAGGTGCCACAGGACAGAGATGATCTTGCCTGCCAGCCCTGGTACCACGGTCAGCTGTCTCGACAG GGAGCTGAAGCCCTTCTACGACAAGATGGAGACTTCCTTGTTCGTATCTCAGAGTCCCAAGGCCACTCCCCAGTGATCTCCTGCCGTTGGCGAGGCAAGACCCTACATTTTGAGGTGTTCCGAGTGGCACTGCGGCCCAGACCTGGTCGCCCACAGGCCCTCTTTCAGCTAGAAGATGAAAGGTTTGCCAGCATGTCTGCCCTGGTCCACAGTTACATGACCCTCGGACAGCCACTGTCTCAGGCCACAGGAGCTGTGGCCTCCAGGCCCGTGAGTCGTCAGAGGCCACTGACACGCAGCTTCAGTGAGAATGTGCTCACAGACAGCCTGGCTGCCACCAGGACTCTCAG GCCCAGGAAGTGGAGTTCCAACCAGCCTGCAGAAGAAGATGGAGCTGGAGCAGGTGAGGGCCCCCAGGGCCATG GAGCGCCCCCTACTTTTGGATCGGCCCTGCACAGGACAGGCAGCGAACCCACATTGCTGAAGGCCCTGCCTCACATGGGAACTATGGCGGGCAGTCTCAGAGCCTCTGATGGACGGCTTCACGCAAAAGCTCTCTCCAAGCCCCTCCGGACACCCTCCTTGGCCTCTGGACACTCCTCAACATACTGCGAACTCCACCCCCGAGTGTCCAGTGCTCAGAGAACGACTCCTAGACCAAGCTGTCCAGAGCCAGATGCCTGCTggtgggaagtggaggaggaagaggaagatggggACAGATGCTTTGTAAGACCACACGCTGAGGTCTCATTTTGCATCCCTGGCCACCCCTCCCGCCTGCTGGGTCCCCAGAATCGGCCCATGGACCCTACAGTTCTGAGTACTCTCCGAAGCTTGTTTGTGGCACACCATCCCGGGAGCACTGCTCTACACCTGCTGTTGGTGGATTGCCAG GCTGTAGGCCTGCTGGGGGTGAACAAGAGTCAGAGGAGTGCCATGGGTGTTGCCTCCGGTCTAGAGCTACTCACACTTCCTCATGGTCATCGCCTGAGGTTGGAGGTGCTAGagag GATTGAGACCCTGGCGCTGGCCGGggccctggctgtgctgggatGCTTGGGGCCCCTGGAGGAGCGCACAGCTGCTCTGAAAGGCCTGGTGGAGCTGGCGTTGGCTCTGAGGCCAGGAGAGACCGGGGACCTGCTGGGTCTGGCTGGGGTCATGGGCGCCCTGCTCATGCCCCAG gTATCCAGGTTAGAGAGCACTTGGCATCATCTACGAAGGAGCCACACGGAGGCTGCACTGGTGTTTGAACAAGAGCTAAAGCCTCTGATGCGGGCTCTGGATGAAAGTACAG GACCCTGTAACCCAGGAGAAGTGGCCCTGCCACACGTGGCACCGGTAGCGCGCCTGATGGAGGGCGAGGAGACCTCTGGGCCGCTGGACGAGTCATGTGACCGACTGATGCGCACCCTGCTTGGGGCGCGACAGGTGGCCCGTGATGCACCCCGGTTCCGCAGGGCGGCAGCCCAGCGCCTGCAAG GATTCAGGCCCAACCCAGAACTATGGGAGGCATTGACCACCAGCTTCCTGCGCCGCCTACTCTGGGGGAGCAAGGGCGCCCAGGCCACTAGAGCCCACCGCCTGGAGAAGTTCCATCGTGTCCTCAGCATCCTGTCCGAACAACTAGAGCCTCAGGACTGA
- the Trip10 gene encoding cdc42-interacting protein 4 isoform X3 has product MDWGTELWDQFEVLERHTQWGLDLLDKYVKFVKERAEVEQAYAKQLRSLVKKYLPKRPTKDDPEVKFSQQQSFVQLLQEVNDFAGQRELVAESLGIRVCLELAKYSQEMKQERKMHFQEGRRAQQQLENGFKQLETSKRKFERDCREAEKAAHTAERLDQDINATKADVEKAKQQAHLRNHMAEESKNEYAAQLQRFNRDQAHFYFSQMPQIFDKLQDMDERRATRLGAGYGLLSEAELQDSQVLIELHKSGFARPGDLEFEDFSQVMNRVPSDSSLGTPDCRPELRAASSRSRAKRWPFGKKNKPRPPSLSLLGGHLPSTLSDGPPSPRSGRDPLAILSEISKSVKPRLASFRSLRGGRGTVVTEDFSHLPPEQQRKRLQQQLEERNRELQKEEDQREALKKMKDVYEKTPQMGDPASLEPRIAETLGNIERLKLEVQKYEAWLAEAESRVLSNRGDSLSRHSRPPDPPATAPPDSSSSSNNSGSQDNKESSSEEPPSEEGQDTPIYTEFDEDFEEPASPIGQCVAIYHFEGSSEGTISMSEGEDLSLMEEDKGDGWTRVRRKQGGEGYVPTSYLRVTLN; this is encoded by the exons ATGGATTGGGGCACCGAGTTGTGG GATCAGTTTGAGGTGCTGGAACGCCACACGCAGTGGGGGCTGGATCTGTTGGACAAATACGTGAAGTTCGTGAAAGAACGCGCAGAGGTGGAGCAGGCTTATGCCAAGCAACTCCG GAGCCTGGTGAAAAAGTACCTTCCCAAGAGACCTACCAAAGATGACCCCGAAGTCAA GTTCAGCCAGCAACAATCATTCGTGCAGCTTCTCCAGGAGGTCAATGATTTTGCAGGCCAGAGAGAGCTGGTGGCTGAGAGTCTGGGCATCCGGGTATGTCTGGAGCTGGCTAAGTACTCACAGGAGATGAAGCAGGAGAGGAAGATG CATTTCCAGGAAGGCCGTCGGGCTCAGCAGCAGCTGGAAAATGGCTTCAAACAGTTGGAGACT AGCAAGCGGAAGTTTGAGAGAGACTGCCGGGAGGCTGAGAAAGCGGCTCACACAGCTGAGAGGCTGGATCAGGACATTAATGCCACCAAGGCGGATGTGGAGAAG GCCAAGCAGCAAGCCCACCTTCGGAACCACATGGCGGAAGAGAGCAAGAATGAGTACGCAGCCCAGCTGCAACGCTTCAACCGCGACCAGGCGCACTTCTACTTCTCCCAGATGCCCCAGATATTCGAT AAGCTGCAGGACATGGATGAACGCCGAGCCACCCGCCTGGGGGCTGGGTATGGGCTCTTATCAGAGGCTGAACTGCAG GACTCACAAGTCCTCATCGAACTACACAAGTCAGGGTTCGCCCGCCCGGGTGACTTGGAATTTGAAGACTTTAGCCAAGTCATGAACCGAGTGCCTTCGGACAGCAGCCTGGGCACCCCGGACTGCAGGCCTGAGCTCCGAGCAGCCTCCAGCCGTAGCCGTGCCAAGCGCTGGCCTTTTGGGAAAAAGAACAAG CCACGTCCCCCATCCCTGTCCCTCCTGGGGGGTCACCTACCCTCCACATTGTCTGATGGACCCCCATCCCCCCGTTCTGGCCGTGACCCCTTGGCCATACTGAGCGAGATCAGTAAGTCGGTCAAACCGCGGCTAGCATCCTTCCGCAGCCTCCGAGGTGGCCGTGGG ACGGTGGTCACCGAAGATTTCAGTCACCTGCCCCCAGAGCAGCAGAGAAAGCGACTCCAGCAACAGCTGGAAGAGAGGAACCGGGAGTTGCAGAAGGAGGAGGACCAGAG gGAGGCCCTGAAGAAGATGAAAGATGTGTATGAGAAAACGCCGCAGATGGGAGACCCTGCCAGCTTAGAGCCCCGCATTGCAGAGACCCTGGGCAACATTGAGAGACTGAAGCTAGAAGTGCAGAAGTATGAG GCTTGGTTGGCAGAAGCTGAAAGCCGGGTCCTCAGTAACCGAGGGGATAGCCTGAGTCGTCACTCCAGGCCGCCTGATCCCCCAGCTACTGCCCCACCAGATAGCAGCAGTAGTAGCAACAATAGTGGATCCCAGGATAATAAGGAGAG CAGCTCTGAAGAGCCCCCTTCAGAAGAAGGCCAGGACACCCCTATCTATACCGAGTTCGATGAGGACTTTGAAGAGCCTGCATCCCCTATCGGCCAGTGTGTAGCTATCTACCACTTCGAAG GATCCAGTGAGGGAACCATCTCCATGTCAGAGGGGGAAGACCTCAGTCTGATGGAGGAAGACAAGGGTGATGGATGGACACGGGTCAGGCGGAAACAGGGAGGTGAGGGCTATGTGCCCACCTCATACCTCCGAGTCACACTCAACTGA
- the Trip10 gene encoding cdc42-interacting protein 4 isoform X4, with amino-acid sequence MDWGTELWDQFEVLERHTQWGLDLLDKYVKFVKERAEVEQAYAKQLRSLVKKYLPKRPTKDDPEVKFSQQQSFVQLLQEVNDFAGQRELVAESLGIRVCLELAKYSQEMKQERKMHFQEGRRAQQQLENGFKQLETSKRKFERDCREAEKAAHTAERLDQDINATKADVEKAKQQAHLRNHMAEESKNEYAAQLQRFNRDQAHFYFSQMPQIFDKLQDMDERRATRLGAGYGLLSEAELQVVPIIGKCLEGMKVAAESVDAKNDSQVLIELHKSGFARPGDLEFEDFSQVMNRVPSDSSLGTPDCRPELRAASSRSRAKRWPFGKKNKTVVTEDFSHLPPEQQRKRLQQQLEERNRELQKEEDQREALKKMKDVYEKTPQMGDPASLEPRIAETLGNIERLKLEVQKYEAWLAEAESRVLSNRGDSLSRHSRPPDPPATAPPDSSSSSNNSGSQDNKESSSEEPPSEEGQDTPIYTEFDEDFEEPASPIGQCVAIYHFEGSSEGTISMSEGEDLSLMEEDKGDGWTRVRRKQGGEGYVPTSYLRVTLN; translated from the exons ATGGATTGGGGCACCGAGTTGTGG GATCAGTTTGAGGTGCTGGAACGCCACACGCAGTGGGGGCTGGATCTGTTGGACAAATACGTGAAGTTCGTGAAAGAACGCGCAGAGGTGGAGCAGGCTTATGCCAAGCAACTCCG GAGCCTGGTGAAAAAGTACCTTCCCAAGAGACCTACCAAAGATGACCCCGAAGTCAA GTTCAGCCAGCAACAATCATTCGTGCAGCTTCTCCAGGAGGTCAATGATTTTGCAGGCCAGAGAGAGCTGGTGGCTGAGAGTCTGGGCATCCGGGTATGTCTGGAGCTGGCTAAGTACTCACAGGAGATGAAGCAGGAGAGGAAGATG CATTTCCAGGAAGGCCGTCGGGCTCAGCAGCAGCTGGAAAATGGCTTCAAACAGTTGGAGACT AGCAAGCGGAAGTTTGAGAGAGACTGCCGGGAGGCTGAGAAAGCGGCTCACACAGCTGAGAGGCTGGATCAGGACATTAATGCCACCAAGGCGGATGTGGAGAAG GCCAAGCAGCAAGCCCACCTTCGGAACCACATGGCGGAAGAGAGCAAGAATGAGTACGCAGCCCAGCTGCAACGCTTCAACCGCGACCAGGCGCACTTCTACTTCTCCCAGATGCCCCAGATATTCGAT AAGCTGCAGGACATGGATGAACGCCGAGCCACCCGCCTGGGGGCTGGGTATGGGCTCTTATCAGAGGCTGAACTGCAGGTGGTTCCCATTATTGGCAAATGCTTGGAGGGTATGAAGGTGGCCGCGGAGTCCGTGGATGCTAAGAAC GACTCACAAGTCCTCATCGAACTACACAAGTCAGGGTTCGCCCGCCCGGGTGACTTGGAATTTGAAGACTTTAGCCAAGTCATGAACCGAGTGCCTTCGGACAGCAGCCTGGGCACCCCGGACTGCAGGCCTGAGCTCCGAGCAGCCTCCAGCCGTAGCCGTGCCAAGCGCTGGCCTTTTGGGAAAAAGAACAAG ACGGTGGTCACCGAAGATTTCAGTCACCTGCCCCCAGAGCAGCAGAGAAAGCGACTCCAGCAACAGCTGGAAGAGAGGAACCGGGAGTTGCAGAAGGAGGAGGACCAGAG gGAGGCCCTGAAGAAGATGAAAGATGTGTATGAGAAAACGCCGCAGATGGGAGACCCTGCCAGCTTAGAGCCCCGCATTGCAGAGACCCTGGGCAACATTGAGAGACTGAAGCTAGAAGTGCAGAAGTATGAG GCTTGGTTGGCAGAAGCTGAAAGCCGGGTCCTCAGTAACCGAGGGGATAGCCTGAGTCGTCACTCCAGGCCGCCTGATCCCCCAGCTACTGCCCCACCAGATAGCAGCAGTAGTAGCAACAATAGTGGATCCCAGGATAATAAGGAGAG CAGCTCTGAAGAGCCCCCTTCAGAAGAAGGCCAGGACACCCCTATCTATACCGAGTTCGATGAGGACTTTGAAGAGCCTGCATCCCCTATCGGCCAGTGTGTAGCTATCTACCACTTCGAAG GATCCAGTGAGGGAACCATCTCCATGTCAGAGGGGGAAGACCTCAGTCTGATGGAGGAAGACAAGGGTGATGGATGGACACGGGTCAGGCGGAAACAGGGAGGTGAGGGCTATGTGCCCACCTCATACCTCCGAGTCACACTCAACTGA
- the Trip10 gene encoding cdc42-interacting protein 4 isoform X2, whose amino-acid sequence MDWGTELWDQFEVLERHTQWGLDLLDKYVKFVKERAEVEQAYAKQLRSLVKKYLPKRPTKDDPEVKFSQQQSFVQLLQEVNDFAGQRELVAESLGIRVCLELAKYSQEMKQERKMHFQEGRRAQQQLENGFKQLETSKRKFERDCREAEKAAHTAERLDQDINATKADVEKAKQQAHLRNHMAEESKNEYAAQLQRFNRDQAHFYFSQMPQIFDKLQDMDERRATRLGAGYGLLSEAELQVVPIIGKCLEGMKVAAESVDAKNDSQVLIELHKSGFARPGDLEFEDFSQVMNRVPSDSSLGTPDCRPELRAASSRSRAKRWPFGKKNKPRPPSLSLLGGHLPSTLSDGPPSPRSGRDPLAILSEISKSVKPRLASFRSLRGGRGTVVTEDFSHLPPEQQRKRLQQQLEERNRELQKEEDQREALKKMKDVYEKTPQMGDPASLEPRIAETLGNIERLKLEVQKYEAWLAEAESRVLSNRGDSLSRHSRPPDPPATAPPDSSSSSNNSGSQDNKESSEEPPSEEGQDTPIYTEFDEDFEEPASPIGQCVAIYHFEGSSEGTISMSEGEDLSLMEEDKGDGWTRVRRKQGGEGYVPTSYLRVTLN is encoded by the exons ATGGATTGGGGCACCGAGTTGTGG GATCAGTTTGAGGTGCTGGAACGCCACACGCAGTGGGGGCTGGATCTGTTGGACAAATACGTGAAGTTCGTGAAAGAACGCGCAGAGGTGGAGCAGGCTTATGCCAAGCAACTCCG GAGCCTGGTGAAAAAGTACCTTCCCAAGAGACCTACCAAAGATGACCCCGAAGTCAA GTTCAGCCAGCAACAATCATTCGTGCAGCTTCTCCAGGAGGTCAATGATTTTGCAGGCCAGAGAGAGCTGGTGGCTGAGAGTCTGGGCATCCGGGTATGTCTGGAGCTGGCTAAGTACTCACAGGAGATGAAGCAGGAGAGGAAGATG CATTTCCAGGAAGGCCGTCGGGCTCAGCAGCAGCTGGAAAATGGCTTCAAACAGTTGGAGACT AGCAAGCGGAAGTTTGAGAGAGACTGCCGGGAGGCTGAGAAAGCGGCTCACACAGCTGAGAGGCTGGATCAGGACATTAATGCCACCAAGGCGGATGTGGAGAAG GCCAAGCAGCAAGCCCACCTTCGGAACCACATGGCGGAAGAGAGCAAGAATGAGTACGCAGCCCAGCTGCAACGCTTCAACCGCGACCAGGCGCACTTCTACTTCTCCCAGATGCCCCAGATATTCGAT AAGCTGCAGGACATGGATGAACGCCGAGCCACCCGCCTGGGGGCTGGGTATGGGCTCTTATCAGAGGCTGAACTGCAGGTGGTTCCCATTATTGGCAAATGCTTGGAGGGTATGAAGGTGGCCGCGGAGTCCGTGGATGCTAAGAAC GACTCACAAGTCCTCATCGAACTACACAAGTCAGGGTTCGCCCGCCCGGGTGACTTGGAATTTGAAGACTTTAGCCAAGTCATGAACCGAGTGCCTTCGGACAGCAGCCTGGGCACCCCGGACTGCAGGCCTGAGCTCCGAGCAGCCTCCAGCCGTAGCCGTGCCAAGCGCTGGCCTTTTGGGAAAAAGAACAAG CCACGTCCCCCATCCCTGTCCCTCCTGGGGGGTCACCTACCCTCCACATTGTCTGATGGACCCCCATCCCCCCGTTCTGGCCGTGACCCCTTGGCCATACTGAGCGAGATCAGTAAGTCGGTCAAACCGCGGCTAGCATCCTTCCGCAGCCTCCGAGGTGGCCGTGGG ACGGTGGTCACCGAAGATTTCAGTCACCTGCCCCCAGAGCAGCAGAGAAAGCGACTCCAGCAACAGCTGGAAGAGAGGAACCGGGAGTTGCAGAAGGAGGAGGACCAGAG gGAGGCCCTGAAGAAGATGAAAGATGTGTATGAGAAAACGCCGCAGATGGGAGACCCTGCCAGCTTAGAGCCCCGCATTGCAGAGACCCTGGGCAACATTGAGAGACTGAAGCTAGAAGTGCAGAAGTATGAG GCTTGGTTGGCAGAAGCTGAAAGCCGGGTCCTCAGTAACCGAGGGGATAGCCTGAGTCGTCACTCCAGGCCGCCTGATCCCCCAGCTACTGCCCCACCAGATAGCAGCAGTAGTAGCAACAATAGTGGATCCCAGGATAATAAGGAGAG CTCTGAAGAGCCCCCTTCAGAAGAAGGCCAGGACACCCCTATCTATACCGAGTTCGATGAGGACTTTGAAGAGCCTGCATCCCCTATCGGCCAGTGTGTAGCTATCTACCACTTCGAAG GATCCAGTGAGGGAACCATCTCCATGTCAGAGGGGGAAGACCTCAGTCTGATGGAGGAAGACAAGGGTGATGGATGGACACGGGTCAGGCGGAAACAGGGAGGTGAGGGCTATGTGCCCACCTCATACCTCCGAGTCACACTCAACTGA